A window of the Brassica oleracea var. oleracea cultivar TO1000 chromosome C1, BOL, whole genome shotgun sequence genome harbors these coding sequences:
- the LOC106329218 gene encoding uncharacterized protein LOC106329218 produces MAFAHKYFVMFLLLSIVTQGHCRCRSTDLQIGGVRTGRYIAAQPEWKVTVVNTCNCPQKQVILTCEGFAPVNPVKPWLLRPQGKACLLINGEVMPAGATVEFAYAGEPYIFRPVSSRVKISCMN; encoded by the exons ATGGCGTTTGCTCATAAGTATTTTGTTATGTTTCTACTTCTATCTATCGTTACTCAAG GACACTGCCGCTGCCGTTCCACCGACCTCCAGATCGGCGGGGTGAGGACCGGGAGATATATTGCCGCACAACCGGAGTGGAAAGTGACGGTGGTCAACACGTGTAACTGTCCTCAGAAGCAGGTGATTCTCACATGCGAAGGGTTTGCTCCTGTGAATCCTGTCAAGCCATGGCTACTTCGCCCACAAGGAAAAGCGTGTCTTCTGATTAATGGAGAAGTTATGCCAGCTGGAGCCACAGTTGAGTTCGCTTATGCCGGCGAGCCTTACATCTTCAGACCCGTCAGCTCCAGGGTCAAAATAAGTTGCATGAATTAA